Proteins encoded in a region of the Panthera uncia isolate 11264 chromosome B2 unlocalized genomic scaffold, Puncia_PCG_1.0 HiC_scaffold_24, whole genome shotgun sequence genome:
- the TUBB gene encoding tubulin beta chain, whose translation MREIVHIQAGQCGNQIGAKFWEVISDEHGIDPTGTYHGDSDLQLDRISVYYNEATGGKYVPRAILVDLEPGTMDSVRSGPFGQIFRPDNFVFGQSGAGNNWAKGHYTEGAELVDSVLDVVRKEAESCDCLQGFQLTHSLGGGTGSGMGTLLISKIREEYPDRIMNTFSVVPSPKVSDTVVEPYNATLSVHQLVENTDETYCIDNEALYDICFRTLKLTTPTYGDLNHLVSATMSGVTTCLRFPGQLNADLRKLAVNMVPFPRLHFFMPGFAPLTSRGSQQYRALTVPELTQQVFDAKNMMAACDPRHGRYLTVAAVFRGRMSMKEVDEQMLNVQNKNSSYFVEWIPNNVKTAVCDIPPRGLKMAVTFIGNSTAIQELFKRISEQFTAMFRRKAFLHWYTGEGMDEMEFTEAESNMNDLVSEYQQYQDATAEEEEDFGEEAEEEA comes from the exons atgaGGGAAATCGTGCACATCCAGGCCGGTCAGTGTGGCAACCAGATCGGTGCCAAG TTCTGGGAGGTAATCAGTGATGAACATGGCATTGACCCCACCGGTACCTACCACGGTGACAGCGACCTGCAGCTGGACCGCATCTCCGTGTACTATAATGAAGCTACAG GTGGCAAATATGTTCCTCGTGCTATCTTGGTGGATCTAGAACCAGGGACCATGGACTCTGTTCGCTCAGGTCCTTTTGGGCAGATATTCAGACCAGACAACTTTGTTTTCG GTCAGTCTGGGGCAGGCAACAACTGGGCCAAGGGCCACTACACAGAGGGGGCTGAGCTGGTTGACTCAGTCTTGGATGTGGTACGGAAGGAGGCCGAGAGCTGTGACTGCCTGCAGGGCTTCCAGCTGACCCACTCACTGGGTGGGGGCACAGGCTCTGGAATGGGCACCTTGCTCATCAGCAAGATCCGAGAAGAATATCCTGACCGCATCATGAACACCTTCAGCGTGGTACCTTCACCCAAAGTGTCTGACACTGTGGTTGAGCCCTACAATGCCACCCTCTCCGTCCATCAATTGGTAGAGAACACAGATGAGACCTACTGCATTGACAACGAGGCCCTTTATGACATCTGCTTCCGCACTCTCAAGCTGACCACTCCAACCTACGGGGACCTGAACCACCTTGTTTCAGCCACCATGAGCGGTGTCACCACCTGCCTTCGCTTCCCTGGTCAGCTCAATGCAGACCTCCGCAAGCTGGCAGTTAACATGGTGCCCTTCCCACGTCTCCACTTCTTTATGCCTGGCTTTGCACCTCTGACCAGCCGTGGAAGCCAGCAGTATCGGGCCCTTACTGTGCCTGAACTCACCCAGCAGGTCTTCGATGCCAAGAACATGATGGCTGCCTGTGACCCCCGCCATGGCCGTTACCTCACTGTAGCTGCTGTCTTCCGTGGGCGGATGTCCATGAAGGAGGTAGATGAGCAGATGCTCAATGTGCAAAACAAGAATAGCAGCTACTTCGTGGAATGGATCCCCAACAATGTCAAGACGGCTGTCTGTGACATCCCACCCCGTGGCCTCAAGATGGCAGTCACCTTCATCGGCAACAGCACGGCCATCCAGGAGCTCTTCAAGCGCATCTCAGAGCAATTCACGGCCATGTTCCGGCGCAAGGCCTTCCTCCACTGGTACACAGGTGAGGGCATGGACGAGATGGAGTTCACTGAAGCTGAGAGCAACATGAACGACCTTGTCTCCGAGTACCAGCAGTACCAGGATGCCACCGCAGAAGAAGAAGAGGATTTTGGCGAGGAGGCTGAAGAGGAGGCCTAA